The sequence AGGGATGGAAAATTGGAATACAATATTTTAGTTGATGCTTCTCAAGATGGAATATCTGTAAATTACCCTTCAACAGACCGAAATGCATTGAAAAATCCTGCTGTAGATATACCTATAGATATTAATAGAGGCACATCTAAAGAAATTCCAAATCCGTTTATAATTCCCGGACTTAAAAAAATTAAAATCAATTCTCAATTAGTTGAAAGTTTAAATTTTGATAATTTTGTTGAAGGCGATTGCAATAGATTGGCTCGTTCAGCTGGTTTGGCAATTGCTAAAAAACCTGGAAAAACATCTTTTAATCCTTTGTTTATTTTTAGCGATACAGGTCTTGGTAAAACACATTTAGCTCATGCTATAGGAATCGAAGTAAAGAAAAATTTTCCTGAAAAAACTGTGCTTTACGTTCAAACATCTGAATTTTTAAACCAATTTATAGATTCAGTAAAAGATGATACCACTAATGACTTTGTACATTTCTATCAAATGATTGATGTGCTTATTATGGACGATATTCATAATTTGGCAAATAAAATAAAAACTCAAGATGTATTTTTCCAATTATTCAACAATCTTCATCAAAAAGGAAATCAAATTATATTGACATCAGATAAACCGCCTGTAGAGCTTGAAGGAATAGAACCTAGATTGCTTTCTAGATTCAAGTGGGGACTGGCAGCAGATTTGCAGGTGCCTGATATAGAAACAAGAATAGCTATAATCTACAAAAAACTTCACAAAGATGGAATTGATATTTCTGACGATGTGGTAGAATATTTAGCTTACAGCATTTCTACAAATGTACGCGAATTAGAAGGAGCATTAATTTCATTGATAGCACATTCTTCTTTTAATAGAAAACCTATAACAATAGATTTGGCAAAAACAATGATAGATCAGTATGTTAGAAATTCTAGACGCGAAATTTCAATAGATTATATTCAAAAAACGGTTTGCGACTATTTTAATATTTCTATAGAGGTGATGCATAGCCCTTCTAGAAAAAGAGAAATAGTTCAAGCACGCCAATTAGCTATGTATTTTGCTAAAATGCTTACTAAGAACTCATTAGCAAGTATAGGGTCGGATATTGGTGGAAAAGACCACGCAACAGTTTTGCATGCTGTACGCACTGTAAAGAATCTTATCGAAACCGACAAACATTTTAGATCGTATGTCGAAGAGATAGAGAAGAAAATAAAGCTATGATTTTATTTGCTTTGTTTTTTTAATTGGGTCCGGCTTGTTGAAAAAACAAGCCGGTTTTTTTATAAGTCGTCTTTTTATGTATTCACTTAATTGGTATATTTGCATAAAAAAACATGGACGGCTTTTATTACGAATACATTATATTACCTATTTTAATTTTTCTTGCAAGAATTGCTGATCAAAGTGTAGGTACTCTTAGGCTGATTTTACTGGCTCGAGGAATGAAATTTTGGGTGCCCTTTCTTGGTTTTTTCGAGGTAATAATTTGGCTTCTGGCTGTTGGTCAAATAATAAATGACCTGACGAATTGGGTCGCTATAATAGCTTATGGCGCTGGATTTGCCACTGGGAAT is a genomic window of Bacteroidales bacterium containing:
- the dnaA gene encoding chromosomal replication initiator protein DnaA, which codes for MAKDINIIWNNCLSVIKDNIDEHSFSTWFSPIKPLKLDGNVLTIQVPSSFFYEWIEEHYIDLLKKTIKKELGRDGKLEYNILVDASQDGISVNYPSTDRNALKNPAVDIPIDINRGTSKEIPNPFIIPGLKKIKINSQLVESLNFDNFVEGDCNRLARSAGLAIAKKPGKTSFNPLFIFSDTGLGKTHLAHAIGIEVKKNFPEKTVLYVQTSEFLNQFIDSVKDDTTNDFVHFYQMIDVLIMDDIHNLANKIKTQDVFFQLFNNLHQKGNQIILTSDKPPVELEGIEPRLLSRFKWGLAADLQVPDIETRIAIIYKKLHKDGIDISDDVVEYLAYSISTNVRELEGALISLIAHSSFNRKPITIDLAKTMIDQYVRNSRREISIDYIQKTVCDYFNISIEVMHSPSRKREIVQARQLAMYFAKMLTKNSLASIGSDIGGKDHATVLHAVRTVKNLIETDKHFRSYVEEIEKKIKL